One Methylocystis iwaonis genomic window, CGGGCGAAGCGGACTGGATCGGTCGTGAGCTTGTTTCCCTCGAAGGCTAATTCGAGATAGTTGCGCCCGCCGCCGAAAGGGATGAACTGGGCGCCGAGGCCGAGCATATCGAGCGTATCGGCGAGCCATCGCGCGCCGCGCGGGAAAGGCAGATTGGCGAGGTCGACCATTGGCGCGATGAGCGCCATGCGCTCGAAAGGCGGGCGGGAGGAATGCGCGAGATCGAGCATGATGGCGCCGCCCATCGAATGGGCGAGCGCGAACCAGGGCTGCGGCCGGGGGCTCAGCACTTCTGCGACAAAGACGTCGAGGTCGCGCTGATATTGCGAGAAATCGTCGACATGGCCTTTGCGCGGATCGGCGAGTTCGCGTTCCGAGCCCGCCTGTCCGCGCCAATCCAGTGCGACGACGTCGAAGCCCCGCTTGCGCAGATTCTCTATCGTCTCGAAATATTTCTCGATGAACTCGTTGTGTCCCTGGAAAACGGCGACCGTGCCGCGCGCCGTCGTCGGGCAGGGGAAGATCGCGGCGCGCAGGCGTCTGCCATCATAGGCCTTCAACTGCTGAACGATGGCGCCGTCGGGAATGGGATTATCTGACGTCGCGACCAGCTCGAGCATGTGTCCTCCATGGCGATGGCGGCCCGAATCCAACGGCGCGACCATAGTGCATTTTCGCGCGGCGCCGGAACAGGCGGAAAGCTGTCACATCGAGCAGAGCGCCGCGAGCCGGTCAGGCTCCGCAAAGTTCATCTTGCCTGTCACAATGGCGGAGACGGCGCCGGAGGCGTCGAGGAAATAATGCAGGGGCGTCGCCACGCCGCCCGCTTTGGTCTCGCCGTAGAAGGCGCGCGCGGCCTTCGCCTTGGCGAGGTCGGTTTTGCTCGAATCGCCGACGCGGTAGATTTGCCAGGGCAGACCGTAGCTCTTGAACTTCGCGAGGTCCTTGGGGAAGTCCTTTGCGATCGCCGAAACGACGACGATGTTCCAGCGTTGCGGACAGGCTTTGGCAATTGCCTTGTAGCCGGAGACCTCCCCGAGGCAATTGGGACACCAATAGGCCCAAAGGGAAACAAGCGTCGGTTTGCCATTCGCCATGAGCGCGCGCAGATCGAGCGGGGCGCCTTTTTCGTCGACGAGCGCGACCTCCCGCAAGGAGGCTTTCATCTCCGCCTCTGTCACCGAGCGTTCGACCTGCATGCCAAGGAGCTCCGCGCGGGCAAAAGTGGCGGCGCAGGCAAAAATAAGAAAGAACGCAATCCGGAATATCATTGGCCGCTTCCGTAACGAAAGGGCGACGCTTTCGCGCCGCTCAGATTGCCGACAAAGTGGCGGTGATGCCCCTCGTGCTTCGAGACGCCTGCTGCGCAGGCTCCTCAGCATGAGGAGCTTCTGCAACTTCGCCAAACACTTAGGTCTCATCCTGAGGAGCGAGCGACGCTCGCGTCTCGAAGGACGAGGCCGCCTCGGAGGTTTGTCAACGAACTGAGCAACGCTTTTGCGTCGCAGCAGCCACAGAATGAGGGGCTTCTGCATCTGCGTCAAACCCCGGAGAGATGTGAGGACTTCGTCTCTCGATATGCGGCGTAACAGCGCCAAAAAATTGGGGCGG contains:
- a CDS encoding alpha/beta fold hydrolase — translated: MLELVATSDNPIPDGAIVQQLKAYDGRRLRAAIFPCPTTARGTVAVFQGHNEFIEKYFETIENLRKRGFDVVALDWRGQAGSERELADPRKGHVDDFSQYQRDLDVFVAEVLSPRPQPWFALAHSMGGAIMLDLAHSSRPPFERMALIAPMVDLANLPFPRGARWLADTLDMLGLGAQFIPFGGGRNYLELAFEGNKLTTDPVRFARNARIIAAAPQLVIGDPTIGWVNAAFRLMKRFEAPEFARAIRTPTLIFEAGREKIVSNAAMERFTQNLDTGALLTIAGAKHEILMERDELRGQFWRAFDAFIPGSGAI
- a CDS encoding TlpA family protein disulfide reductase, with protein sequence MQVERSVTEAEMKASLREVALVDEKGAPLDLRALMANGKPTLVSLWAYWCPNCLGEVSGYKAIAKACPQRWNIVVVSAIAKDFPKDLAKFKSYGLPWQIYRVGDSSKTDLAKAKAARAFYGETKAGGVATPLHYFLDASGAVSAIVTGKMNFAEPDRLAALCSM